Below is a window of Alphaproteobacteria bacterium DNA.
TCATGGACAGCGCCGGCAAGCGCGCGAGCTTGCGAATACTGGCTACGGCCCAGCGCCGTGCTAACGGACGCAAGGCCCGCGCCCTTTCCGGGTGGTTGCGTAAATTTGTCGAGCCCACCCTGGGGGATCTTCACAATGTCCGCCTGCGCCAGTATATCGACGAGCGCCTCGAGAGTGCTGCCGCCAGCGGTAACCTGTCCAAACTGGTCGATCTGCTGGACAACCGGACAATCCGGCACAATGACGATGTGAATTACCGCCATGCCGTCCAGGAGGCACGTCGGGCCGAGGCGGAACTCAACCATTTTCGCCTGGCCGCGCGCACGCTGCATCGAGACGCACGGTTAAGAGGGCAGGCGCAGGCAGGTGTTGTGTCGCTCGCGCTTTCGATCGCCGCGGGCATTGGCCTCTTCATGATGAAAATGTTGTAGGAGGACAGAAATGGCTGGTCGCGCCGCGCCACCCGGCAGGCATAATTCGCGAATTCTCCTGGCCGTCACGCTGCTGGGCCTGATGATAGCGGCCTTTCCGACCTTCATAATCGTGGTCGTCGGGCTCGTGCCGACGTTTTTCGTCAGAATGGCGGACGAGTCGCCTGGCGCAGCCATGATGCGCGCGGTCTTTCCGGCTAATCTGGTGGGCGTCCTGTACGTGGTCACGGTCCTGTGGGAGAGCGGCCACAGTTACGAAAACGCCCTCATGGTCGTCACCACCACTGTCCACCTGGCGACCATGTATGTGGGCGCGCTTGTCGGCTTCCTGATCTATCTGGCAGTGCCGGTGGTGAACGTCGCGCTGGCGCAGATGCAGAATCGCAGTCGGCGCCAGACTCTGGCGGCCCGGATCGAGGGCCTGAAGGCAGAATGGGGAGAGGACGTTCTCGCGTCCCGCGAAGACGGGTAGGTCTGGCCCGGTGACCGGGCCGGCGGCTCGTCACGCCCGGCCGTTTACGCCCGGCCGTTCACGCCCGGCCGTTCACGCCATGACGTCGGCCTCCGCCATTTCACGCACGGCCGCCTGCAGCTTCTCGAACGCGCGCGCTTCGATCTGGCGCACCCGCTCGCGCGAGATGCCGTATTCCTGGCTGAGTTCCTCCAGGGTGGATGCGCTTTCCTTGAGCCGTCGCTCGCTCAGAATATGGCGTTCGCGCTCGTTCAGGCCTTCCATCGCCCGCGCCATAAGCTCACGCCGGCGTCCCATTTCTTCCCGCTCACCCAGAAGCTCTTCCTGATCCGGTTCCTCGCCGACGAGCCAGTCCTGCCATTCGCCTTCACCTTCCGCCTTCAACGGCGCGTTCAGGGAATTGTCGCTCGCCGCCAGCCGCCGGTTCATTTCGATCACGTCCTTTTCCGGTACCGACAGTGCATCGGCAATTTCCGAGACGCTTTCCTGGGGCAGGTCGCCTTCCTCGAATTGCTGCAGACGGCTTTTCAGCTTCCGCAGGTTGAAAAACAGTTTCTTTTGCGCGGCAGTGGTGCCGATCTTCACGAGCGACCAGGAATGCAGGATGTATTCCTGAATGGCCGCCTTGATCCACCACATGGCGTAGGTGGCTAGCCGGAAGCCGCGATCGGGGTCGAATTTCTTGACCGCCTGCATCATGCCGACATTGCCTTCCGATATCAGTTCGGCCAGGGGCAGGCCATAACCGCGGTAGCCCACGGCGATCTTGGCCACCAGGCGCAAATGGCTGGTCACCAGCTTGTGCGCCGCCTCCACGTCGCCATGGTCGCGCCAGCGCTTCGCCAGCATGAACTCCTCTTCCCGCTCCAGCATCGGGAATTTCCGGATCTCCTGCAGGTAGCGACTGAGATTGCTTTCCGGTGTGAACTGGAGCGCCGGCAACTGGCGCTTGGTCAGTGCCGTGCCGGTGCCCTCGGTCGTCTCTTTGTGCTGGTCGTTCGAGCCTGTCACGTGATGTTCCGATTTCCTGTGCCTGATTTCCTGTGCCTGATGTGGCGGCCGGCCAACCCCGGGAGCGCCAGTTTCGAGGGACGGTAGGCGGCCTTCGTGTCCAAATCGTGGCCGGTCCCACGGCCCGCTGCATTGACCTAGGTTGGTGGCCAAAGCTGAAGAAATTATAACAAGTTTTTATATCGACTCTAAAGAATAAATTAATCCATTGAAATCATGTGGTAATTCGGAAGAGAACCGGCACAGCTCATCGCTGGTCGGATGACGGAAGCCCAGGGTCCGGGCATGCAGCGCCTGGCGGGGAAAGGCGCGCAGTCGGGCCAGTATCGCCGTCTCGCGAGCCCCCCGGGCCCGGCTTGCCCATTTCGGCACGCGGCCATAAAGCGGGTCGCCGATGACCGGATGTCCCAGATGGGCCATATGGACGCGGATCTGATGCGTCCGCCCCGTGGCCAGCCGGCAGGTCACGAGGCTGGCCAATGTGTCGAAGCTGCGCTCTGTCGTGTAATGCGTGAGCGCCGGCTTGCCGCCGCGCGTGACCACGGCCATTTTCTTCCGGTGCGTCGGGCTGCGCCCGATGTTGCCGTGAATCTCGCCCGACAGCGGTCCCGGCACGCCCCAGACCAGCGCCGTATAGCTGCGCTCGATCGTATGGGCGCTGAACTGGGCGGCGAGCCGGACATGCGCCTCGTCCGTCTTGGCGACGAGGATAAGCCCGCTCGTGTCCTTGTCCAGGCGATGGACGATGCCCGGCCGTTTCACCCCGCCGATCCCGGAAAGTTCCGCCCCGCAATGGGCGAGCAGGGCGTTGACCAGCGTCCCGTTGGTATTGCCGGCCGCCGGGTGGACGACAAGGCCGGCCGGCTTGTTGATCACGATCAGGGCAGCATCCTCGTAGACGATATCAAGAGCGATCGTCTCTGCCGCAGGCGTCGCGGCGATCGGCACGGGCACACGGACGACAAGCTCTGTCCCCGGTTTGACCAGGTAGGAGGGGTCCGCTATCTTCCGCCCGTTTACGAAGACGAGACCTCCGGAAATCAGCGACTTGAGCCGGTTTCGCGATAGCGCCGTGCGGTCGGCCAGCACCTTGTCGAGCCGTCCCGCGACCGGCGCCGCGCTGTCCCCGCCGCCGATTGCCTCGCCCGGGACGGAAAGCGTGATAACCTCGGCGATCCCGCCGTCGTCCGGCTGCGTATCTGATTTGTCCGTCGTCATGGACTCACACTGGACCCAACGATGAAAGCACTCAAGAGCCTCGTGATTTTCCTCGCCGTTCTGATTGTCGCGGCAACGGCGGTGCTCGTATACGAAATCGTTCGTCGCGCCACGAGCGAGGAAACACCCGCCCTGTCGGGGCCGGCGAGTGTTTCGCGCGGGCCGGGCGACACGCCGGTGCGTCTGATCGTGCCCGAGGGCGCGATGATCGGCGGCCTCGAGGTGACGGACAACCGGCTGATCGTCGAAATCCAGGGCTTCGAGGGCGAGACCAGTGTCTACGTGATGGATCTTGAGACCGGACGGGTGGTGGCCCGCATCGGTGCGGAAGGGGAACCCACCCGTCTCCCGGATGGGGACGAGGAGGATGAGCCGGGCGCGGGCGTGGACCGGTAAGCCATGGCGATCAATTTTTGCAGTGATAACGTCTCTGGCGTGTCACCGGAAATCATGGCCGCGATCACGGCGGCCAACGACGGTGCCGCCATGCCGTACGGGCAGGACGAGGTTTCCGCCCGGCTGACGGCGCAATTCGCGGAGGTGTTCGAGACCGATCTCGCCGTGTTTCCGGTGGTGACGGGATCGGCCGCCAACGGGCTGGCGCTGGCCAGCCTGGCACCGCCCTATGGCGCGATCTACTGTCACGCGGACTCGCACATCAATTCCGATGAATGCGGCGCGCCGGAATTCTTTACCGCCGGTGGGAAGCTGGTTCCGCTCGATGGCGAAGATTGCAAGATCGATCCGGCCGCGTTGACGCGCGCGCTCGACCGGTCGGGGGCGGGCATGGTGCATTACGTGCAGCCGGCCGTGCTCAGCCTGACCCAGGCCACGGAGTCGGGCACGCTCTATCGGGCGGACGAAATCCGCTCACTGAGTGATACCGCCCATGAGCGGGGCCTCAGTGTGCATATGGATGGCGCGCGTTTCGCCAACGCGCTGGCGGCGACGAATGCCAGCCCGGCCGAGATGAGCTGGCGCGCCGGGGTGGACGTGCTGTGCCTGGGCGCGACCAAGAATGGCGCCATGGCGGCCGAGGCGGTGATCTTTTTCAACCCGGACCGCGCCCGGGAAACCGGCTTCCGGCGCAAGCGCGGGGGGCATCTCCTGAGCAAGATGCGCTTCCTTTCGGCCCAGCTTGAAGCCTATCTGGCGGACGGACTCTGGCTCCGGAATGCGGGCCGGGCGAATGCGCGGGCGCGCGAACTGGCGGACGGGCTTGCGGCGCTCCCCGGCGCGCGGCGGCTTTATCCGGTCGAGGCGAACGAGATGTTTTTCGAACTCCCCGCGCCCGTCCGCGCGGCCTTCGAGGCCGCCGGCGTACTTTTCTATCCCTGGCCGAGGCTCGGCCCCGGGGTGATCCGGCTTCTGACCAGCTTCGAGACGACGGAGTCCGAAATCCAGGCGGCGCTCGAGATTGCGCGCCGCGCGCTGGAAGGCCGGGAGCGGGTCCAGTGAGGACTTGCGAAAACCGGGGCGGGGCTGTATCAGACGGGCTCTCGCCTCTCGTCCCCTTCGTCTAGAGGCCTAGGACACCGCCCTCTCACGGCGGCAACACGGGTTCGAATCCCGTAGGGGACGCCAATGTACAAACTCGCCCCTCAAAATGTACAAACTTTTTGTCACGTTTTGTTCCCTCGGCGGCCGGTCTTGCGGGCCGACCTAGCGGCCCTGGGCCTCGAGAACGGTGAGCGAGACATCCTCCTCCGTCACCGGTGACCCGAACAGCCAGGACGGGTGCGAGGTGAAGATCGTGCCGTGATATTTCTGGAAATCGATCGTGCTGCCCCAGTTGGGCCAGACGATATCGCCTTCCGGATCGCTTGCATCGGGCCAGACCCGGATGCCCTGATACATCGACTTCCAGAATTCACCCGATTTGTCGAAGGCTTCGCCGTAATAGACGTTCCATGTCTTGGCATCGATATAGCCGACCTTGCGGCTATAGGGATGCTCGGGCTCGGGCGTGCCCTCGATCACGTAGACCTCGCGCGGCTCCCAGTCATTGATGGGGTTCCAGTGCGGCCGGTTGGTCAGATCGAAACCGGGGAATTCGTCATCGATATTGGACGCGTCTTCATTCCATTGCGGGCTGATGCTGTTGGCGACGGCCAGAATCGTGGTCTTGCCCAGAAATTTGTAATCGGCATACCAGGTGGGATAGGCGCCGAAAATGCCGAAATCGTCGCCCAACTCGTCGGTGCTGCCGATCGGATCCATCCAGGCGCTGCCCGATAGCCGGCGCACCCGGCGGACATCGCGCACATAGGCCCAGCTATCGTCCACCTTGCCCGTGTTATAGCGAATAGCGAAGGTGCCCACGCCCTTGATGTCCTGCGGGGCGAGGGCAACGATCAGGGATTTCTGGTAGGCATCGGGTTCGCCGATCGAGGGCGCGCCTCCCGTCACCCGACCCTTGAGCAGAATCAGTCGATAGGTCCAGACCTGCTTGCGCTCGACACCGGTATTGCCGTCGATCAGGAGGTACGAGAATTTGGGCTGATCGAGTGAATCGCCGCTTTGCCGCCCGCGCTGTGAGTTCCAGATGACCTTCCACGCGATGTCCGGATCGTTCGGGTCAAGCTCGGGGAAAGGCACGCCGCCAACCCAGCCGACGAGTTTCTTGTCCGCGTCGAGCCGCGCCTGGTCGGCGTATTTGCGCGTCAGCTCCGCATAGCGCGGGTCGATGGGATGCGGGCGGATCTCACCAAGCGGGATGGTGAGGTTATGTTCACGAATCTGCCAGACGATCCGCTCGGGCAGCATGTCCGGTATGCGATGCCCGCCATAACTGGCCTCGAGAAGCCGGTCGATGTTTTTGGCCGTGATGACGGTTCCGGGAGAGAGCGCGGTGCCGTTGTCCGCCGCCATCGTGGCGCTCGCGGTGATGAGTGAAAGGATCGCCGCCCATGACGCGAGGCCGTGCCGCATCGCTGATCTCATGCCAATCTCCCCAGATTTTGTAAGTCTTTCAGGCTGTCTCTTGACCGGGCAAGCCTACCCGGTGCGTGGTCGCGCGCAAAGGCCGTCCTTTCACGCATGACGTGCCAGCCCCGGCGTGTTGCCCGGCTAGAACGGGTTCCAGGATGCTTCTCGGGTAAAATGCATGTATCCCACATTCACCCCCGCGCGGAGGCCGACGCCGGTCTTGATCGGGGCGAGGATCACGCCGTCGCTCTGCAGATAATGCATGCCGACGCCGCCGACGACGTAGATCGACCCTTCGCCGCCGGGAAAGCGCTGAAACAGCGCGTCGGCCGTCTCAAGATTGTAAACGAGCACGAAAATTTTTGACGCGTTGCCGCCAAAATCAAAACCGACGGTCGGGCCCTGCCAGAACACCTTGCGGGTCCCGCCTGATTTGAAATTCAGATCGCCGCGCCCGTATTTCACGCCAACACCGACTGCGCCGCTCACTTCCTCTCCCGTGATGTAGGCGTTCGGCCGCCCATGATCCTGAAAAGCCTTCTCCACGACATCGGCCAGCCCGGCTGTCGTCGCGCCGAAAAAGGAATTTGCGCTTTCGATGATCTCGTTTTTCGTGAAGCCGCTTTCCTCGGCCGCAGTCGCGTCGTTGGCCCCGTCGTTGGCCCCGTCGTTGGCCAGGACGCCGGTCCAGGACCCGGTCGCCAGGCTGAGGAGAAGAGCCAGAAGCAGCACCCGGGCGCGCGGCTTTTTCGATTCTCGTGACCCTGTATGGTCGGTCATCTCTTGCCCCTTCCTTTCATTCGGTCCCTTCGGGCTGTGCCCCGTCCGGTCCTCGTGACGGGAGTCTAGCCGGAAATGTGTCGGAAGTTTGGTTATCTGCGCCGCACCCTGCTGGCCGGCAGCACGATCCGGGCCGTGGTACCGCGATCGGGTTCGCTCTCAATCTCGAGATGCCCGCCGTGAAGCTCCACGAGACGCTTGGAAAGGGGCAGTCCGAGCCCCGTGCCGCCCTGCGCGGTGTCGTCGGGTACGTGCACCTGGCCGTACTCCTCGAGCGCGGTTTCGATCCCTTCGGGGGTCATCCCGATACCCTCGTCACGCACGGTCAGAACAGCCTCGCCTGCGCGCGACAGGCCGCAGGACAGTTTGACGCTGCCGCCAGCCGGAGAAAAACGGACAGCGTTCGAGATCAGGTTCACGAGCGCCTGGATAAGCTTGTGCTTGTCACCACGAAGACGGGTGACATCCTCGGCATGGACAATTTCGATACGGACATCGGATTCGGCTGCGGCCAGGCGCGTCATGCTGAGAACGGTGTGGCACAGCGATTCAATGTCGAACTCGCTCTCGTGCAGGACCAGCTTTCCCGACTCCGCCCGAGCCAGGTCGAGGATTTCGTTGATGACATGCAAAAGATGCTTGCCACTCGACGAGATGTCTTTTGCATAGTCCCGGTAGCGGGCCGGAACTTCGCCGAAAACAGCGTTCTCGATCACTTCTGAAAAGCCGATGATGGCATTGAGCGGCGTGCGCAACTCATGGCTCATATTGACCAGGAAGCGGGTCCTGGCCTCGGTCGCCTGCTTGGCCTGGGATGTCGCTTTTTCGGCCGCCATGCGCGCTTCCACGGCTTCGCGCTCGTGCGCCTTGATTTCTGAGATGTCGGTCGCGATGGCGGCGACGGCGTAGGGTTTGCCGTCAGCGTCATGCAGTGGAAACTTGACCGAGAGGAAGGTGTGCTCGACCCCGTCGAAGTTCAATTGTTCCTCAACCTCGAGCGCTTCGCCGCTCTCGAAAACGAGGCGGTCCGAACGCAGAAAATCCGGATTTGTCTCCCGCCTGCCAATCAGGGACTGGCTCGGGTCATGGGCCTTTTCCTGAACCTTCTGGTTGACCAGGATATAGATGCCGTTCAGGTCGCGGACAAAGACGGATGTCGGGGCGTTTTCCAGAATGGCCCGGAAACGGTTTTCGCTCTTGATCAGTTCGCGCTCGGCTACTTTCTGGGTCGTGATGTCGATGGAAGTACCGATAAAGCCGATGAAACGGCCCTTCGAATCGCGCCGCGGCACGGCCTGGACGAAATACCAGATGAGCTGTCCGTCCGGTTTTTGCACCCGATGCTCGAGCGTGAAGCTGCTCTGGCGCTCGATCGCTTCCGAGAAGGTTTTGAACAGGCGCTCCCGGTCTTCGGGATAGATAAAGTTCTCCCACCCGTCTTCCAGGATCTGGTTGGATCTCAGGCCGATGTGATCGGTATAGGCCTTGTTGTAATAGGTGGAATTGCCTTGCGGGTCCGTTAGCCAGACGGCGCAAGGCAGGAGATCGAATGCCTGGCGCAGGGCGGCCTCGTCCGATGGCAGGTCGGCCGTGAATCGTGCTCCGGCTGTGGCCACCCGGAGGCCCTCCCTTAATTTAAGCTGCGGTTTCCCCGTTTTCCGGGCGCCCCCGCACGGGGTCGCCGCCATGTTAGCAAAGAATCGGGAAAATTATAAATAACTTCCGGGTCCCGGACAGGTGCCCGGAAAGGTCACTTTTGCAGGGTTTCGAGATAATCCACGATCGCGTGAATGCGGCCCGGCGTGACCAGCGCGGCATGAAGTCCACTGCCGAGCTCGGCCCGGAACTCGCCGTCCCAATGGGGCATCAGGCGTGGCGAATCGCGTGTCGGATCGCCCGCAATGACCCGGTAAACATACGCCGCCGGGTAGGCATCGCCATTGCGCCGGGCGAGCGAGGTCAGATCCGCCGGCCGGGCAAGGAGGTGCGGGCCGTCCGGCGTCTCGATGACGCGTCGCCCGGCCGCGTCCGCTCCGTGGCAGGCTGCGCAATAGTTTTTGAAATCCGATTCTCCGGACCCATAGCCGGCGGGAGGGCGGGGCATGTGCGGCTCCTCCGCCGCGAGGCCGCCGGCGATCAGGGCGATCGCCATCAGGCTGAGGGCGGCTGGAAGCGATTTCTTCGGATATCGGATCATCATCGCCTCGGGTGTCAGCTAATTCATGCCATTGATGCCGCGTGTGATCAGGGTGAGCCCGATCACGAACAATATGGCCAGCAACAAGCGCTCGAAATTGCGCTGGCTGATATGGTGCCGCAACCGGCGGCCGGCCAGAAGCCCCAGCAGGACGGGAAGCGAGGCGGCGAGGGAGGCCAGGACGGCACCTGCATCGAGCACGCCATGCAGGGCCAGCCCCCCGTAAAGGGCGGCTGCGCCCGAGACATAGATCATGCCGATCGCGGTGACGAAATCGTCTTTGTGAAGGCGCAGGGCGTTCAGGTACATGAAGATCGTGGGGCCGTAAAAGCTGGAAACGCCGCCGACCGCGCCTGCGATCAGGCCGACCGCCGGCGTCGCGGGCTTCTCGAACCGCTCGGGCAGGTGGAAGGAGAGAGGCACCAGTTCCATCACGCAATACAGGATCACAAGAGAGCCCAGGATAAGGGCCACGGATTCCGCCGTGATGGACACCAGCATGTAGGTGCCCAAAAACGTCGTTGGCATGAGGGTCAAGATCAGGGGCAGGAAGCGGCGCAGGGTGGCCAGCCGGTCCCGGCCGCGGATGGCCTGCAGGAAATTCGATGCCAGAATCGGGATCATCATCACCGAAATCGCCAGGCGCGGATCGACCGCGAGCGAAAGTACCGGGACCACGACAAGCGGCAGCCCGACGCCGACGACGCCTTTCATGAGACCGCCGGCGAAGAAGGCGCTCGCGGCGAACACATAGGCGATCAGGCCGAGTTGAAAAAGCTGGTCGCTCACGTGGCAGGGTAATCCAATGGCGGGGCGGACAGGATGGGCTACCAAACTCGCCCGAACAGCCCCCGGCTGACAAGGGGTAATCGGGCGCCACAAGCCGGCTGGTCACACCGCCTGTCCGGCGTTAGATTCCTGGGCGAACTGGTCGGTTATTGCGAGAGTGGGGCAGATCGGATGGCGATGGAAAAAGCAATGTTCGGCGCGGGCTGCTTCTGGGGAGTCGAGGCCGCCTTTCGCACGCTCGAGGGCGTCAGCGACGCCACGGTGGGCTATAGCGGGGGGCACGTCCCCGACCCCGATTACCGAACGGTCTGCAGCGGTACCACGGGTCATGCCGAGGTGGTCCTCGTGACCTTCGATCCGGCGGTTGTCGCCTATGAGGCGCTGCTCGACCTCTTCTGGACGATTCACGACCCCACCACCCCTAATCGCCAGGGGCCGGATATCGGGACCCAGTATCGCTCCGCCATCTTCTTTTTCACGCCCGAGCAGGCGGCAAAGGCCCGCGCGTCCAAGGAGCGCCTTGCGGGCGAGGGCAGGTTTGCGCGTGAGATCGTGACCGAAATCACGCCCGCCTCGGCATTTTACCGGGCCGAAGACTACCACCAGCGCTATTTCGAGAAACAGGGCATCGCGGCCCATTAAGGCCCATTAGAGAGGGACCATCGGACCGGCCGGCGGCGCATTTCCTGCTGGCTCTGCTGGTCCTGCTGGCTCCGCCGGCCGTTGACAGGCCCTGATATTTCGATAATTATAAAAATATGGAAATTAATAGTGCTCACGCCAAAGATTTCGTTTCGGACGTTCTCCTGGTCGATGCGGTGACCGCCCTGGCCGCGCTTGGCCAGGAAACCCGGATCGAGGTGTTTCGCCGCCTCTCCGCCCACTCGCCGG
It encodes the following:
- the rpoH gene encoding RNA polymerase sigma factor RpoH, which codes for MTKRQLPALQFTPESNLSRYLQEIRKFPMLEREEEFMLAKRWRDHGDVEAAHKLVTSHLRLVAKIAVGYRGYGLPLAELISEGNVGMMQAVKKFDPDRGFRLATYAMWWIKAAIQEYILHSWSLVKIGTTAAQKKLFFNLRKLKSRLQQFEEGDLPQESVSEIADALSVPEKDVIEMNRRLAASDNSLNAPLKAEGEGEWQDWLVGEEPDQEELLGEREEMGRRRELMARAMEGLNERERHILSERRLKESASTLEELSQEYGISRERVRQIEARAFEKLQAAVREMAEADVMA
- a CDS encoding RluA family pseudouridine synthase, which gives rise to MTTDKSDTQPDDGGIAEVITLSVPGEAIGGGDSAAPVAGRLDKVLADRTALSRNRLKSLISGGLVFVNGRKIADPSYLVKPGTELVVRVPVPIAATPAAETIALDIVYEDAALIVINKPAGLVVHPAAGNTNGTLVNALLAHCGAELSGIGGVKRPGIVHRLDKDTSGLILVAKTDEAHVRLAAQFSAHTIERSYTALVWGVPGPLSGEIHGNIGRSPTHRKKMAVVTRGGKPALTHYTTERSFDTLASLVTCRLATGRTHQIRVHMAHLGHPVIGDPLYGRVPKWASRARGARETAILARLRAFPRQALHARTLGFRHPTSDELCRFSSELPHDFNGLIYSLESI
- a CDS encoding low specificity L-threonine aldolase, producing MAINFCSDNVSGVSPEIMAAITAANDGAAMPYGQDEVSARLTAQFAEVFETDLAVFPVVTGSAANGLALASLAPPYGAIYCHADSHINSDECGAPEFFTAGGKLVPLDGEDCKIDPAALTRALDRSGAGMVHYVQPAVLSLTQATESGTLYRADEIRSLSDTAHERGLSVHMDGARFANALAATNASPAEMSWRAGVDVLCLGATKNGAMAAEAVIFFNPDRARETGFRRKRGGHLLSKMRFLSAQLEAYLADGLWLRNAGRANARARELADGLAALPGARRLYPVEANEMFFELPAPVRAAFEAAGVLFYPWPRLGPGVIRLLTSFETTESEIQAALEIARRALEGRERVQ
- a CDS encoding DUF1329 domain-containing protein → MRSAMRHGLASWAAILSLITASATMAADNGTALSPGTVITAKNIDRLLEASYGGHRIPDMLPERIVWQIREHNLTIPLGEIRPHPIDPRYAELTRKYADQARLDADKKLVGWVGGVPFPELDPNDPDIAWKVIWNSQRGRQSGDSLDQPKFSYLLIDGNTGVERKQVWTYRLILLKGRVTGGAPSIGEPDAYQKSLIVALAPQDIKGVGTFAIRYNTGKVDDSWAYVRDVRRVRRLSGSAWMDPIGSTDELGDDFGIFGAYPTWYADYKFLGKTTILAVANSISPQWNEDASNIDDEFPGFDLTNRPHWNPINDWEPREVYVIEGTPEPEHPYSRKVGYIDAKTWNVYYGEAFDKSGEFWKSMYQGIRVWPDASDPEGDIVWPNWGSTIDFQKYHGTIFTSHPSWLFGSPVTEEDVSLTVLEAQGR
- a CDS encoding DUF1134 domain-containing protein, producing MTDHTGSRESKKPRARVLLLALLLSLATGSWTGVLANDGANDGANDATAAEESGFTKNEIIESANSFFGATTAGLADVVEKAFQDHGRPNAYITGEEVSGAVGVGVKYGRGDLNFKSGGTRKVFWQGPTVGFDFGGNASKIFVLVYNLETADALFQRFPGGEGSIYVVGGVGMHYLQSDGVILAPIKTGVGLRAGVNVGYMHFTREASWNPF
- a CDS encoding PAS domain S-box protein; the protein is MATAGARFTADLPSDEAALRQAFDLLPCAVWLTDPQGNSTYYNKAYTDHIGLRSNQILEDGWENFIYPEDRERLFKTFSEAIERQSSFTLEHRVQKPDGQLIWYFVQAVPRRDSKGRFIGFIGTSIDITTQKVAERELIKSENRFRAILENAPTSVFVRDLNGIYILVNQKVQEKAHDPSQSLIGRRETNPDFLRSDRLVFESGEALEVEEQLNFDGVEHTFLSVKFPLHDADGKPYAVAAIATDISEIKAHEREAVEARMAAEKATSQAKQATEARTRFLVNMSHELRTPLNAIIGFSEVIENAVFGEVPARYRDYAKDISSSGKHLLHVINEILDLARAESGKLVLHESEFDIESLCHTVLSMTRLAAAESDVRIEIVHAEDVTRLRGDKHKLIQALVNLISNAVRFSPAGGSVKLSCGLSRAGEAVLTVRDEGIGMTPEGIETALEEYGQVHVPDDTAQGGTGLGLPLSKRLVELHGGHLEIESEPDRGTTARIVLPASRVRRR
- a CDS encoding cytochrome c, whose translation is MIRYPKKSLPAALSLMAIALIAGGLAAEEPHMPRPPAGYGSGESDFKNYCAACHGADAAGRRVIETPDGPHLLARPADLTSLARRNGDAYPAAYVYRVIAGDPTRDSPRLMPHWDGEFRAELGSGLHAALVTPGRIHAIVDYLETLQK
- a CDS encoding sulfite exporter TauE/SafE family protein, giving the protein MSDQLFQLGLIAYVFAASAFFAGGLMKGVVGVGLPLVVVPVLSLAVDPRLAISVMMIPILASNFLQAIRGRDRLATLRRFLPLILTLMPTTFLGTYMLVSITAESVALILGSLVILYCVMELVPLSFHLPERFEKPATPAVGLIAGAVGGVSSFYGPTIFMYLNALRLHKDDFVTAIGMIYVSGAAALYGGLALHGVLDAGAVLASLAASLPVLLGLLAGRRLRHHISQRNFERLLLAILFVIGLTLITRGINGMN
- the msrA gene encoding peptide-methionine (S)-S-oxide reductase MsrA, with the protein product MEKAMFGAGCFWGVEAAFRTLEGVSDATVGYSGGHVPDPDYRTVCSGTTGHAEVVLVTFDPAVVAYEALLDLFWTIHDPTTPNRQGPDIGTQYRSAIFFFTPEQAAKARASKERLAGEGRFAREIVTEITPASAFYRAEDYHQRYFEKQGIAAH